The DNA segment ACCCAGGCCCCGGATGCCGCCGACATCGTCCAGGAGTCCGCGGAACTCATGGAGGCCCGGGGCGGCGACACGGTGCAGGAGATGTGGGAGAGGGACTTCGGCTTCGCCCTGGACCTGCTGGTGGCGGGCATCGAGGCGATGGTCGAAAGGGCAGGACGCGAGCAACGCCCCTAGGGCGCGGCAGCGCCGTCAGGGGCGCGGGGCTGTGTCGATTTGCGGCTCCGCCGCGTGGGCGCGACCAGCCACGACGGCCCCGCACCCGCACGACGGCCCCGCGCCCCCGAGCCCCTAGGCGTCACCCTCAACCAGCCGCGCAGGAAACCCACCTGTCGCCACCGGCCCCCACTTCTCCGGCGTGACGCGAATGATCGACTTGCCCTGCTTCAGCATCGCCGCCCGGTACTCGTCCCAGTCCGGATGCTCCCCGGCGATGTTGCGGTAGTACTCGACGAGCGGATCCACGGACTCCGGCGAGTCGATGACCTCGGCGGAACCGTCGATCTGCACCCACGGCCCGTTCCAGTCGTCACTCAGCACGAGCAGGCTGACCCGCGTGTCCCGCTTGGCATTGCGCGTCTTGGCCCGCTCGGGATACGTGGACACCACGACCCGCCCCGAGTCGTCGACCCCGCAGGTCAGCGGCGAGGCCTGGGCGCTGCCGTCGGCGCGCCGGGTCAGCAGGATGGCGCGATGACGGGGCCGTACGAAGTCCAGCAGCTCTTCGAGCGAGACGCGGGTGTTGGTCGCGATGTTCGGTGCCATGGGGTCAGCCTAGGGGCCGACCGGCTCTCTCAGCCTGACCCTGGCGTGTCTACCCTTGCGGCAGCGACTCCCCCTGCACCGCCTGGATGTCCAGCTCGACCTTGAGCGTCGTACCGATGGCCGCGATCCCCGCCTGCACGACCTGGTTGTAGTTCATGGCGAAGTCGTCCCGGTGCAGCTCGGTCGTCGCGCGGAACGCCGCCCGTGTCCCACCCCAGGGGTCGGCCCCCGTACCGAGACAGGCCAGGTCCAGGTCCACCGGCCGTACGACACCGTGCATGGTCAGCTCGCCGTGCACCGTCCAGCGGTCGGTGCCCGCGGCAGCCGTGACCCCCGTCGAGCGATACGTGATCTCGGGGTACTTCTCCACGTCCAGGAAGTCCGGCGACTTCAGGTGCCCGTCCCGCATGCCGTTCCCCGTGTCGATCGAGTCGGCCCGGATCACCGCCTCCACGCGGGACTTGGCGATGTCGTCCGGCGCGATCTCGATGGCCCCGGAGAACCGGGTGAACCGGCCGTGCACGCTGGAGATCCCCAGGTGCTGGGCGACCGCGGCGACGCTGGAGTGGGCCGGGTCGACGGTCCACGGCCCGGGCGGCGGCAGTTCCGTGCCGCCCTGCCGGGCCAGCGTCACCGTGCCGACCTCGGCGCGGCCGCTCGCGGTGACGATCGCGCTCGCCGCGGCGGGGGCGTAGCCGACGGCGGTGACGATGACGGTGTACGCCCCCGCAGGCAGCGGATTCGCGTCCCGTACGGCCCCCTCCGCGTCCGCCTCGGCCCGCAGCACCTGCGTGCCCGTCATGTCGGTCACC comes from the Streptomyces sp. NBC_00443 genome and includes:
- a CDS encoding YceI family protein, which produces MGLTARIRTRDGWAVSHAVVTVTDMTGTQVLRAEADAEGAVRDANPLPAGAYTVIVTAVGYAPAAASAIVTASGRAEVGTVTLARQGGTELPPPGPWTVDPAHSSVAAVAQHLGISSVHGRFTRFSGAIEIAPDDIAKSRVEAVIRADSIDTGNGMRDGHLKSPDFLDVEKYPEITYRSTGVTAAAGTDRWTVHGELTMHGVVRPVDLDLACLGTGADPWGGTRAAFRATTELHRDDFAMNYNQVVQAGIAAIGTTLKVELDIQAVQGESLPQG
- a CDS encoding PPOX class F420-dependent oxidoreductase, with protein sequence MAPNIATNTRVSLEELLDFVRPRHRAILLTRRADGSAQASPLTCGVDDSGRVVVSTYPERAKTRNAKRDTRVSLLVLSDDWNGPWVQIDGSAEVIDSPESVDPLVEYYRNIAGEHPDWDEYRAAMLKQGKSIIRVTPEKWGPVATGGFPARLVEGDA